CCGATGTCATGATGGTCGGCGAGGTCAGGGACAGGGAGACCGCCGAGATCGCCATAAGAGTATCCCTTACCGGTCATCTGGTGCTCTCTACGCTGCATACGAACGATTCCGCCACCGGCGTTACCCGTCTCGTGGATATCGGGATAGAACCTTATCTTGTGGCGTCCAGCGTGGAAGCGTTCATAGCGCAGAGGCTTATACGTACTATTTGCCCAAAATGCAAGATAGAGGATACCTCCGTGGTCCCGGAGATCAAGAGGCGTATTTCCGAGAGCCGTGGGGGCGGGGATATGAACGACCTGAAAATATACAAGGGTAAGGGCTGTGATGATTGCAATGGAACAGGCTTTTATGGTCGTACGGCCATATACGAGATACTAAGGGTGGACCAGGAGATAAAGAGGCTTATAATAGCCAAGGCCCCGGCTGGGGACGTCAAAAGAACGGCGATGAGGAGAGGGATGGCTTCATTGATGCAAAATGGATGGGATAAGGTCCTGGCCGGAGTGACCACGCCCCAGGAAGTCCTCAATGTCTGCCAGGACCTGGAAGAGTCAGAGTACCAGTACGTGACGCCCGGACCTTCGCGCGCGCAGACCATGGCGCCACCCAGGCCTTCCGGAGGGACGACCATAATGACCCCTCCGCCAGCGCAGC
The sequence above is drawn from the Candidatus Omnitrophota bacterium genome and encodes:
- a CDS encoding ATPase, T2SS/T4P/T4SS family: DVMMVGEVRDRETAEIAIRVSLTGHLVLSTLHTNDSATGVTRLVDIGIEPYLVASSVEAFIAQRLIRTICPKCKIEDTSVVPEIKRRISESRGGGDMNDLKIYKGKGCDDCNGTGFYGRTAIYEILRVDQEIKRLIIAKAPAGDVKRTAMRRGMASLMQNGWDKVLAGVTTPQEVLNVCQDLEESEYQYVTPGPSRAQTMAPPRPSGGTTIMTPPPAQQPLFPSNDPRSRRLHARAPVRTKIRYRLVEKAVGDIGRIGGTRTESAARPDMDPTKKVFGGNIFADTGTGPQDGKDAVEDYYQEQDSVTSDISAGGLVFESLFSFPPGSILELKISIPDLANPVVCLSKVVRVEKKSPQVFHLAVCYLDMSGSDRKIIDDHVRAEYGKQDE